The window CATAGTCTCTTAAGGCATCAGTAACTTCGATATTTTCTCCACGAACATTGTATTTTAACATTGTAGATTCTCCTTCCAACGTCTTATGACGTTTTTCTTTACACACCTAGTATAGCAAATTGAAAGCGGTTTTACTAATGATTTATCTACTAATCGTAAAACTATTTATTTTACAATTAGGATAAGCTTTTAGTAGTGCATCCTGCGCATGATACAGCGTTCTACCAGTTGTATAAATATCATCTAGCAACATAATTTTTCCACTAATATTTTTCTTCTTTATTGCATAAAATGTTTGAGTAGTTAATAAACGCTCTTCCCTATTTTTTTCTCCTTGAGCCTTTTCAGTATCTTCCTTAACCAACAATTTCGTTAGTGGTACCAAATTTTGATAAATAGAATAAATGGTATCAAAGCCTCTTTTTTGTAAATGACTGGGAGCGCTTGGAACAGGGACATAATAATCTGCTTCTGGTAAAGTATCAACTAATTCAGCTAATACATTGCATAAAACATAGTCTCCATATCTTTTGTATCGCACCATAAGATCATGGAAAGCATCATTATACTGATAGATCGAACGATTGTCTAACATTTTGTTCTCATAGATTTTTCTCCACCGAATACAGTCTGAACACATCCCTTTTGCATTCGTTTCTTTACTGCATCCCAGGCAAAGTATTCCCTTTTTCTTGGCAAATTTTTGTAAACAATCATTACAAGTATATTTTTTCGTAGGCTTTATAAATAAAAATAATTTTTCATAATTAATTTCTCTCCTGAAATTAGAATTACATAATAAACATTTACTCATCTATTCATCATCCTAATCTGTCGCATCGCTTCTCGCATGCTTTTAGTATATTTGTGATAACAAAACATCACTAATCCATCTCTATCTTCTGCGCTTCTTCCCACTCGTCCAGCAATTTGAACTAAACTTGGCGTATTATAAATCGGATCATCAGCCGCAATTACAATTACCTGAACGTGCTTAAACGTTACTCCTCGCTCTAAAATCGTCGTCGTAAGCAAAATATCAATCTCTTGTTTGCGAAACTTCGCAACTTTATCCTGTCTATTCTTGTCTCCTGCATATACGCTCACTATTTTATTTTCTTTAAAAATAGTACTTAGATGCTTTTCATAAATTGGCAATTCTTTAATTCTAGGAACAAATACCAAAAGAGG of the Lactobacillus isalae genome contains:
- a CDS encoding ComF family protein, which produces MSKCLLCNSNFRREINYEKLFLFIKPTKKYTCNDCLQKFAKKKGILCLGCSKETNAKGMCSDCIRWRKIYENKMLDNRSIYQYNDAFHDLMVRYKRYGDYVLCNVLAELVDTLPEADYYVPVPSAPSHLQKRGFDTIYSIYQNLVPLTKLLVKEDTEKAQGEKNREERLLTTQTFYAIKKKNISGKIMLLDDIYTTGRTLYHAQDALLKAYPNCKINSFTISR